The stretch of DNA TACAGGCTTCCAAACGGGGAGCCCTTTCTTTCCAGCCAACTTGTTGGCTTGCCGCCGTGGGCGGATGATTCGCATTTTGACATCCAGGCGAAGGTCGAAGATCAGGAAGGAGCGATCTCACCTGCGGAAATGCGGTTGAGGCTTCAATCGATGCTGGAAGATCGGTTCAAGTTGAATATTCGACGAGAGATGCGAGAGCAATTGGTATACGACCTGACAGTCACAAAAAACGGCAGGATGAAGTTATCCGAGGACCAGACTCCACTGCCTCCTCCGCCGAATGGTGTCGCGGGCCTCGTACCTCCCAATTTATCGTCGCTCGCTCGAGGCCAGCTTGTAGGCCGAATGAGTGCTTCAGGAATCGCGTGGAGGGGCCAGGCAGTACCGTTGGAACGGTTGGTTCCGATGTTGCGGCTTCAGGTGAACCGTCCTGTCTTCGATAAGGCGAACCTCACGGGACTATTCGACATCGATCTTACCTTCGTTCCGGACTCTCTAACGAATGGTCCGCTATCCACAGGTCCCGCGGCCCTGGCTCCTCCGATAGCGTTGAATTCCGGACCTTCTCTCTTTGTCGCGCTCGAGGAGCAGCTAGGGTTAAAGCTTCAGCCGGCGAAGGCTCCCGTCGAGCTGTTTGAGATCGACAGTGTACAGCGTCCGTCCGAGAACTGGGCAACCCGTCTTCAGCGATGTGCGGAAGGATCCCTTGCAGTGGGCTTTGCACAAAAAATCGATGAGATGGACATTCCCCTCCTTTTCAAGGAGGGGTGGCTGCGCCACCAAAAAGAAGGTCCCGTTCCTTTGCGGCGCAGACGGGGTGGTTAGTAACTTCAACAAATAAGGTGCGCTTCGCGGTTCGTTGATAACCGCCCCGCCCGAGCGTTCTAACGTTTGATCGCTCGGGCACCCCGCCTTGCAAAGCGCGGAATGTCCATCTCACCGAATTTTGTCCAAAGCCCTTGCAGTGCAGTTCGGCACGAAGACCACAATTTTAAATTGCATCATTTCAAAGTTGTTTCATTTCCTCGGTTGAAGCAATGAAGAAATCTGCAATGATGCAATGATCCAATGGTCTTATTTACGTCCCAAGAGTTTGTCGGCCCACGGAATAAAGTACTTCCAATTCGGCCCGTCGGTGTGTCCACCGTCGTGTTGCCGCCAGGCGAGCTGGCCGTCCAGCAGGCTGGTGTTCACGGGCGGCATCTTTTCCTTGTGGTAATCGTCGGATCTTCCGAGATCCTTTG from Terriglobia bacterium encodes:
- a CDS encoding TIGR03435 family protein: MRRILIALIFEITIIPVFVTPGLSQEPKTRRPSFEVVSIRGNTSSNGGIPYTMDGGRFVATGTTLRSLIMTAYRLPNGEPFLSSQLVGLPPWADDSHFDIQAKVEDQEGAISPAEMRLRLQSMLEDRFKLNIRREMREQLVYDLTVTKNGRMKLSEDQTPLPPPPNGVAGLVPPNLSSLARGQLVGRMSASGIAWRGQAVPLERLVPMLRLQVNRPVFDKANLTGLFDIDLTFVPDSLTNGPLSTGPAALAPPIALNSGPSLFVALEEQLGLKLQPAKAPVELFEIDSVQRPSENWATRLQRCAEGSLAVGFAQKIDEMDIPLLFKEGWLRHQKEGPVPLRRRRGG